A region of Candidatus Nezhaarchaeota archaeon DNA encodes the following proteins:
- the udg gene encoding type-4 uracil-DNA glycosylase, translated as MPPYDIKGTTQKCTPLQLCGGVTEIKLSEDKLLSELTLFSSEKLRTLEVIAKEIVECKKCRLWYTRNRAVPGDGNSNADVMLIGEAPGYNEDLEGRPFVGAAGKLLDKLLSIAGIVRNEAYITNVVKCRPPSNRDPLPDEIDACSVYLDRQVMIISPKLIVCLGKHSTDYVLRRGGAKARFRHGLSMIAVRGQVFSINYQGLRTLAIPTYHPAAALYNPKIKEDLIEDFKTIGRVLMDVRGGRLT; from the coding sequence TTGCCCCCCTATGACATTAAGGGTACAACGCAGAAGTGTACACCTCTGCAACTTTGTGGGGGCGTTACAGAAATTAAGTTGAGCGAAGATAAGTTGTTAAGTGAATTGACCTTGTTTAGCAGCGAGAAGCTCAGGACATTGGAAGTTATAGCTAAAGAGATAGTTGAGTGTAAGAAATGTAGGTTATGGTATACGAGAAATAGAGCGGTCCCAGGCGATGGGAATTCAAATGCCGATGTGATGTTAATTGGTGAGGCTCCAGGGTACAATGAAGACTTAGAGGGAAGACCATTTGTCGGCGCTGCTGGCAAGCTTTTAGATAAGCTCTTAAGCATTGCAGGGATTGTTAGGAATGAGGCTTACATAACCAATGTTGTGAAGTGTAGGCCGCCCAGTAATAGGGATCCATTACCTGATGAGATAGATGCATGCTCAGTTTACCTTGATAGGCAAGTTATGATCATAAGTCCTAAGCTGATAGTCTGCCTCGGAAAGCACTCAACTGACTACGTTTTAAGAAGAGGTGGAGCCAAAGCCCGCTTTAGACATGGATTGAGCATGATCGCGGTTAGGGGTCAAGTATTCTCGATAAACTATCAGGGATTGAGGACCTTAGCTATACCAACATATCATCCAGCCGCGGCCCTATATAACCCGAAGATCAAGGAGGACTTAATAGAGGACTTTAAAACTATAGGCAGGGTGCTTATGGATGTGAGAGGAGGGCGCTTGACTTAG
- a CDS encoding winged helix-turn-helix domain-containing protein: MNGSEESKGELKSLASDFSVLSNPVRLKLLMKVHERGSCTLKELIDEVQRDESTIKRHVKELIERGFLARSDDKRPKYYVTDKGILAITFLKVGAEPSIMRRPGEGVESKVELRTRGKGLLSNLAYSLRRMTIRKAVAYSLSIGCVIVGLLGFLTNVEVLFKILWLLMWLIIAYILKVLAS, from the coding sequence TTGAACGGAAGCGAGGAGAGTAAGGGGGAGCTTAAGAGCTTGGCTTCAGACTTTAGTGTTTTAAGTAATCCTGTTAGGTTGAAGTTGCTAATGAAGGTCCATGAGCGAGGTTCCTGCACATTAAAGGAGCTAATAGATGAGGTTCAGCGTGATGAGAGCACCATCAAGAGGCATGTAAAGGAGCTCATTGAGCGCGGCTTCTTGGCTAGGAGTGATGATAAGAGGCCTAAGTACTACGTTACCGACAAGGGGATCTTAGCGATAACGTTCCTCAAGGTGGGGGCCGAGCCATCAATAATGCGAAGACCAGGAGAAGGAGTTGAGTCTAAAGTTGAGTTGAGGACGAGAGGTAAGGGGTTGTTGTCCAACCTAGCTTACAGCTTAAGGAGGATGACTATTAGGAAGGCAGTCGCGTACTCATTATCAATTGGCTGTGTAATAGTGGGCTTACTCGGTTTCTTAACCAACGTCGAGGTCTTATTTAAGATACTATGGTTGTTGATGTGGCTTATCATTGCCTACATACTTAAGGTGCTCGCTTCTTAG
- a CDS encoding Coenzyme F420 hydrogenase/dehydrogenase, beta subunit C-terminal domain, which translates to MNKSFEELVRDVIDKGYCSLCGACVATCPVVAITIRGGRHYLVGSCEKCGFCYAHCPQTEPLEDPEFARLIHGGHYVEGIGHFRDAYIARSKVPAILERAYKGGAVTSLLLYLMDKRIIDAAIVTCATFVWEAYPHVATTKEEIIDAAGTKYTSSPVVQALASAVMEMDKRRVAVVGVPCHIRAIRKMMYSDRGYLKLGHAVAFTIGIFCMESMHFERFLRYLWSKGVKIEEVKKFEITRGKFIVINKDGSEILKVPLKELENCMTGCKKNCGDFAAEMADVSVGAVGAPQGWSTVIVRTKLGEMILMNAVKDGYLEVSHVSEGKLKLEVVAKLGLTKKGISVKSEPEVEMPPIGIA; encoded by the coding sequence TTGAATAAGAGCTTTGAAGAATTGGTTAGAGATGTTATAGATAAAGGCTATTGCTCTCTATGTGGTGCTTGTGTTGCTACTTGCCCTGTCGTTGCTATCACGATTAGAGGTGGTAGACACTATTTAGTGGGTAGCTGTGAGAAGTGCGGATTCTGCTATGCCCATTGCCCTCAGACCGAGCCACTTGAAGATCCAGAGTTTGCAAGGTTAATTCATGGGGGGCACTACGTGGAAGGAATAGGACACTTTAGGGATGCCTACATTGCTCGATCTAAAGTTCCAGCTATACTCGAGAGGGCTTACAAAGGTGGTGCTGTAACCAGTCTCCTCTTGTACTTAATGGATAAGAGGATAATTGATGCCGCCATAGTAACTTGCGCTACCTTTGTTTGGGAAGCTTACCCTCACGTAGCGACAACTAAGGAAGAGATAATTGATGCTGCTGGGACCAAGTACACGTCGAGCCCAGTGGTTCAGGCATTAGCCAGTGCTGTTATGGAAATGGATAAGCGTAGAGTTGCTGTAGTTGGCGTTCCATGCCACATTAGGGCCATAAGGAAGATGATGTACAGCGATCGTGGCTACCTTAAATTGGGTCACGCAGTAGCCTTCACAATAGGTATATTCTGCATGGAGAGCATGCACTTTGAACGCTTCTTGAGGTACTTATGGAGTAAGGGTGTAAAGATTGAGGAGGTAAAGAAGTTCGAGATTACGAGAGGCAAGTTCATAGTTATAAATAAGGATGGATCTGAGATTCTAAAGGTACCTCTAAAGGAGCTAGAAAACTGCATGACTGGCTGCAAAAAGAATTGTGGTGACTTTGCAGCTGAGATGGCTGACGTGTCAGTTGGAGCGGTTGGAGCACCCCAAGGTTGGTCTACGGTCATTGTAAGAACTAAGCTCGGCGAGATGATATTAATGAATGCAGTGAAGGATGGCTACTTAGAGGTATCACATGTAAGTGAAGGCAAGCTAAAGCTCGAGGTCGTTGCTAAGCTAGGTCTCACTAAGAAGGGTATCAGTGTGAAGAGTGAGCCCGAAGTTGAGATGCCACCAATAGGTATAGCTTAA